One Staphylococcus simiae genomic region harbors:
- a CDS encoding acyltransferase, whose protein sequence is MRQLTTIKNYKVNPLWRIYQIVKFSKVLKNTLIIEMTKFIPAMSVKRWLYCHLLKMTIGQHTSMAYQVMIDIFYPELISIGDNTVVGYRTTILTHEALVNEFRYGPVTIGSNTLIGAHCIILPGIRIGNNVTIAAGSVVTKDVPDHAFVYGNPMYIKKN, encoded by the coding sequence TTGAGACAGCTTACAACGATTAAAAATTATAAAGTTAATCCTTTATGGCGTATTTACCAAATTGTTAAGTTTAGCAAAGTTTTAAAAAATACGCTTATTATCGAAATGACTAAATTTATACCAGCAATGTCAGTTAAGAGATGGCTATATTGCCATTTATTAAAAATGACCATAGGGCAACATACGTCTATGGCGTATCAAGTAATGATTGATATATTTTATCCAGAGTTGATTTCAATTGGCGATAACACTGTTGTTGGTTATCGAACAACGATATTAACACATGAAGCGTTAGTAAATGAATTTAGATATGGACCTGTCACGATAGGGTCAAATACTTTAATAGGTGCACATTGTATCATTTTACCAGGCATACGAATTGGAAATAATGTGACAATAGCAGCAGGTAGTGTAGTAACTAAAGATGTACCAGACCATGCATTCGTATATGGTAATCCTATGTACATTAAAAAGAATTAG